The region gccatttctttctttcttttcttttttttttttttttttaaacaaataaaagctcTGGTATGGAGCTAAAACAATGACTAAAGTATTTGAATCAgaattttgttaatttaattctAGACATGACGATTAACAAAATGGTAGATTTTTGTATACATTTCGTATTTTATAAAtctgtatttttaaacagcagatttgttttgtttagaaattttttaaggtaaatattcagattataaaattacagATTCAAATTGTCAGATTAAGAAGAAATTCAGAAATACAAATCTCTCAAATTCATATAGTTCTATCTTGGCCTAGAGCAAACCAGGTCAAAGGTCAAGCTTCCTTGTTCCACAGTGAAAGAGGTTATCACAATAGTCGAATTTAGCATTCTGGCCAATTACGGAGCTACCAGAATTCTGTGGCGCAGTCAGATGTAGTACAGGACTGTATTAAGTAATTACCAagataatgttcatttataaatattattgttttttgttagtttttaatgcattaactaatgttacaacTTATACAACTTATATTaacatacattattattatttttagaaattaaTGGAGGAAAGATGGCAACGATTAATAAATGCcgtaaaatttgttaattttagttGGTGTTAACATCAAACTCGCCAGAGAATTCTGGTAGCACATTAGCCAATATGCTATGTTTGACTATTCTAATagcctttcttctgtggaacatggaAGCTATTTTTTAGACCTAGTTCTTTCACAATCTGAATTTCTGAGATCagaatttgaatgtttttttttttgttgtttttttactttacatttctTCTTAATCTAAAAATTTGAACctgtaatcagtgttgggtgtaacgcatTACAAAGTAacgcattactgtaattaaatgactttttcgttgaaaattttcatttttagtaatttaattacagtcacTTATGATGTACTTGCGTTACATACTAAATACTTTCAACCATTCTGTATATAAAACAATATggaattgaaaatcaaaatgtaatGCCTAATGATAACATTTGTTTTCTAATTCAACGCCGCCCCAAATTCAACTGCACGCTTAAGCTCGTGCCAGTATGTTGAGAAATCACTCAAGTGAAAAGAGGTCAGAAAATATATGTGGCTGTTTTACTAAATGGAAATATCCCCATTACATTATGACAAATGTAGATAAGAAGACAAATGCAGATCCAAAGCACTTGACACGGCAACATAGATATACACTTTTGAGAGATcgtaggggctgttcaaaccgaaCGTGTTTTGCACGTCTACActgtgtttaaaatgttttatgatgtAATCATGTGCTAGACGCACGTCTTTGACTGCTGTAGCACGTCTTGCTGTTTCTTTAGAGTATTGCGCAGGACTGGCggattttagacactgtgtcaggttaaaatgagcttcaacatttaaaaatgtacctcgagacacctgcgttctgtttcatttacTGTGCTATGTTTagcttgtttttagcgcaggtgtcattAAGATTcgatgttctgaagaagttcaggtgtcaaagaggacttcatgtgacttgCACCATTACACATGATTCCAAATGGTAAAGTTTCAGTCCAAGTTTCAGCGCGTGATAAATGGTAAGCCAATATTTTTTCCCTTCTGCCCTGGTTTGCTGAGGGGCCACTGTGCCTTGTTAAACTGTTTACAGTTACTGTACTGtgacgaatgttgcctacaatacttacataaaatacagccttttgcaacaaatGCACTTGCttagagaagaaattataaagagagtgatcGATTTTGAgctatttttttagattttattaacCATTTAGGAACAGTTTAAGAAcagttcaagaataatttatttgatgttatagtatttatttgaaaaaatttaaataataatttgaagtCTACCTTTTATTGTCCATCTGGTCAAAGTTCATATgggttttagaaaagtaattaggtatgagtaatttaattactgttcagacagagtaattagtacagtaatctaataaagtagaagatgtaattagtaattaattacactTTTGGAGTAATTTAAACAACACTGCctgtaattttataatctgaatatttacatcTAATTCCacatcaaaaaacaaacaacaacaacaacaaaaaatcttaaccctacccctaaatcttccattttgttcattgtcacatgtctAGAAAATTCAGATTAAAATACTTTTGTCATTGTTCTAGCTCCATACTCAGTTGGCTTGTTCCCATGATGCATCAAGCTTAAAGCAAAAGGACTATGGTCAGTGTGGGTCAGTATACATTTAAAACTTGTCAGTCTATTTTGTCAGTCTATTTTTAAACtaacagttcatccaaaagcaAATCATCCATGTCTGGAACAATACGAggatgtgtaaataatgacagaattttcatttctgggtgaactatccctttatatcgGTTCTGAAATCTGAATggcttgatttgtttttgttggttTGAGGCTGAATGGGATTTAGTTCTCTAAAAAATTTTGCGAGATATAACATTCATCTGCTTGAGAAACAAAAGCCCGCCAATCACAGTGATCTCAATcttgaaaacaaaataaaggcaTAGTTGACCGTAACGTTCCCTTTCACAAAGCATGTGTCAGTATATGGGATCTAGATGGACTATAAATAAAAAGAACAGTTTCGGTGGTGAGAAGCTAGGAATCCTGTTGATTTGCATGCTGCTGACTGCTTGTGGGCGTGTCTGCTGAGGTCCCACCCACTTCCTGTCCCTCAACTCCAAGGCCCAGCCCTTCATCCATCTGTTCCAGTTCGCTTTCGTCCAGAAGTTCAAAGTCCTCTTCTTCTGCAGGTACGAGTGTGACATCGGGCTGCTCCTCTGTGCTTGCTTCGGTGACGTCAACTTCCTCTTCCTCTATGCCGGCAGACGGCGACTCAAGGGTCGATTCCATTGGGCATGGAGGCGTCTCGGTGGGAAGAAATGAGGCCACGGAGGATCCCTCGCTGGCTTCTGTGGACCGCAATAGGGCTGAGAGAGTGTTCTGTACTACCGTAGAGATGGCTGTGCTCACTATCTCCTCGCTAAGGGCTTCCAGTGTCCTTGCAGGTCTCGAGACGTCCTCAGCCAATCCCCTTCCTTTGTTCTCAGAACCAAGAACGCTTTGGTCTGCCTTAGTTGCTTGTCCGTTTCCATTGAAGTGTGTGTTGACAAAGTGGAGCGGAGATGCTAAGTGTTGGATAAGGAGGCTGGCAGGGGACTGGGGTTCTTCCAGGGTACCTGCCTGGTCAGACCCTAGAACGCCCAGAGGGAAATGGAACAGACCTGGTTCGATAGAGGGCAGCTCATCCACCGACGGAAACTCAGCTAGGTCCCTACTGAACGATTCCTCAGGTTCACTGTGCACACTTTGCTGATCCAAGTCTGTTAAAGagagggaggaaaaaaaaagttaagctgTGTTTTTGAacagattttatttatattgAGCTTCAATCATGACAAATTAgcagaaaatgtttttgtgtaaattgttcatcAAATCATTCTCTCGCAAATTGTCACTGAATTAAAATGCAACAGTAATTTTTTGTGAATTAGATGCATAATGAAATTAGTTTATTAAACTATGTACACAGAAATTCAAATTTGTGCAAGCATGGTTTGATGAATAATTTACACAGTTATACAAATTTATACAAGAATAGTTTTGTGAACGATTTGTACTAAtttgaatttgcagaaatgtctTACAAACGAATTACATAGAAATTCGAATTTGTGAAAACATGGTTTGATGAATAATttactcaaaaatttaaatttacctTAGAATGGATCTGTGAATGATTTACACTAATCTGAATTTGCAAGAAATTATTATGAACCATttacacaaattaaaatgtatacaagCATGGTTTGATGAATTACATTTACGCGAGAATGGATCTGTGAATGATTTGCACAAATTCGAATTTGTACGAAAATTTGACGACCAATTTACACAGAAGTTTGAATTTGTGCAAGCATAGTTTAATGAGTAATTTTcacaaacatttaaatttatgTGAAAATGGTTTTGTAAATGACTGCACTAATTTGAATTTGCACAAATGTTTAACAAATAatttacacaattttattttatataagaaTGGATCTGTGAATAATTTACACATTTGAATTCGTAAGAATATTTGTAATGATTTTCCCAGAAATTTTAATGTGTGCAAGCAAGGTTTGATTAACAATTTATGCAGAAATTcaaaattatataatgttttttgtgaattatttgcacaaattagAATTTGTACgaatatttttaatgatttgCACCAAAATATGAATGTGTGCAAATAAGGTTTGACGAATAATTTAGGCAGAAATTcaaaattatataatgtttttttttttttttggtgaattatttgcacaaattcaaattttttatgttaaatgaacaattttcacagaaatCAGAATTTGTGCAAGCATGGTTTGAATtataatttacaatttacaatGAAACTTGAACATAAagtataaaaatgtattcaaaacatACAACAAATAAAGTGAGGTTTAGGATTTTATGTACCTTCAGAAACATCAGTGAGCTGTGGTGTGGTGGCTCTAGACACTGAGAATCCTCCACTCTCCAGTATAGACGCCTCTTCATCAGAGAGCTCAGAGTCTGTGATGGCCATCGCCAGAGCCGTAGTCTTCACATCAACCTGCTCCAAGAAAAGAACAAATCAGTGGCCAGAATTACAGTCATTAACCAATCAAAACAGACCAAGAATGGTATTTTAAGGCAAGCTAATATTTCAGAAACGTCTATGACAGAAAGCCCAATTGCATTTAATGTCATTAATAAACTTGTAGggatttttggtgcaagaaaaccTTAAATAACTTTCCAAGAGGACTTCAGGGAGACAAATATAAAATGCTACAAAGTAGAATATGGACCCTTTTAGACTGAATATGGTGTTATGGTTGGACTCCTCACAGACACTAAATTACGCCCTTAAATCAGAGGATACTCACAGTGGGGGCGAAACAGGACAACTCCtcctcactctcactctctgtctctgctcTCGGCTCATCACCCTCCTCCTGCTCCTTCTTCagctctgtacacacacacacacacacacacacacacacacacacacacacacacacacacacacacacacgttggtgagGTTATCCTtatgactctccatagacataatgatttttatactgtatgaactatagattctatcccctaaacctacccctaaacctaaccctcacaaaaaactttctgcatttttacattttcaaaaaaaaaacatttagtatgtttaagtgatttgaattatggggacactagaaatgtcctcaaaccacatttatagcataatacccttgtaattaccagtttgtaacctaaaaaaatgtcctcgtaaaccacccaaacacccCCTTTTCCTGAGTACAGTCTGACAGGAAATGACAGAGTAAAAAACTTCTGTGCAAAGACCCCATAACTGTGACATACTAGCAGTAGGGACGCAGGATACAGTAGACAGTATTGTGGCCTTATTGGTATCGACCAATATATACTGGAAACAGATCATATGTGAATATTATCCTGtacataataattattttttattacaatgttTGATTCTCCTTTTTTGTAACACTGGCAAAACATATCGGACATAACAGATAGCATTTGCCATCATATTGGTAATTGGTCATTAGGGGTGGAAAAATGTATTGCGGTGCATCAATCTATCAAAGACATTTTGATGCATTGATTATGAAATGTAAGAATTgattatcattatatattaatacccaatgtgtccGTCTCATATtacatgaaactttttttttttttctcccaatttggaatgcccagttcccaatgtgcttttaagtcctcatggtggtgtagtgattcgcctcagtccgggtggcggaggacgaatcccagttgcctctgcgtctgagatcgtcaacccgcgcatcttatcacgtggcttgttgagcgcgttgccacggagacatagcacgtgtggaggcttcacgccacccaccgcggcaaccacgcccaactcaccacgtgccccaccaagaacgaaccacattatagcgatcacaaggaggttaccccatgtgactctaccctccctagcaacctggccaatttggttgcttaggagacctggctggagtcactcagcacgccctgggattcgaactagcgaaccccaggggtggtagccagcgtcttagccactgagccacccaggcccctaCATGAACCTTCTTGCAACAGACAAACAGCGGAGCACGCAAGTTTAAAGGAAAAGAAAGTGCACTTTCAAATTTGTATGCAGCCAAGTTTGCCCCACAAACCTACATAGgatcggatggatggatggatggatgctgccGAGTTTGGCTTTGTGTCATTCAAAACTGTTATTGCCTTCTACACCGATTACAATATATTATGTTAATACTGCTTttgtatctccataaaatgtgtaatttctccataaaacagtttaatcACGAATAGAACTTGGCTTAAGTAAATGTGACTGGTGGGCACACATTGGCTGTGAAGGAAAACACTCACTCGTTAATTCATTCTCTTTAGTGAATGCTACAGAATTGGGAgtgatttcagactgttctgaagggaactaaccagttgattacagtcacctgtgattggtcaatgacacgcaGCAGCCGCGAAAAGATCAAACATTTTTATCTTTCACAGTATGTGCCGCAAGTCCTGCATGACAATGCGATTGCATTCTCGTAAACAGGCTTGACAAGCGGAGGCGTCTCCGTTTAGCCACCTGGCACCGCTTTCCCTATCCCAAAAAAAATTGGGAACTCACAGTTACCACATATCCTGTGTTACCGCCTTTACATGCTACGTATAGACAGTAGCATATAGCATTTTCATGCTATGACCCTGCTCGATTAAAACCTGGATCGTATCTGCCAGCACATGACATTCCATCTGTAATTACTGGTTTCAGATTTCAGATTCCACGATGCATCGCGATGAATCGTAATCGTTAGGtagagaatcgtaatcgaatctAATCGTTGTCAAAGCGAATTCTCACACCCCTATTGGCCATTAAATAAAACTGAGTGAAAATTGTATAGAGTAGGTGGCAATATAGGTGAATTTTTTGGCTAAACCATGTTTGGGTAGATGCTTTTCTTAGTTTTCATATAAACTGA is a window of Myxocyprinus asiaticus isolate MX2 ecotype Aquarium Trade chromosome 8, UBuf_Myxa_2, whole genome shotgun sequence DNA encoding:
- the LOC127445117 gene encoding reticulophagy regulator 2-like, which translates into the protein MASGDEESGRRPSACSSSVGLEAWFPTPVSGEDEPELRRLRERLRGWLSQYEPAVISAQRLLVWERPLHSIIAALLLNTVFWLLSSTPLRPMFLLSVSLIGLTLLERWKDKLPQITVWHPEAAVIERETITEQPRLLSVDELSHHLAESYLTFILCIQEMLQYKLQNHGKFCIMMCSGCFILAMVGHYIPGIMISYIILLSMLLWPLVVYHELIQKMYTGLEPILMKLDYSMKGDTQRRKYDKKKLKKEQEEGDEPRAETESESEEELSCFAPTVDVKTTALAMAITDSELSDEEASILESGGFSVSRATTPQLTDVSEDLDQQSVHSEPEESFSRDLAEFPSVDELPSIEPGLFHFPLGVLGSDQAGTLEEPQSPASLLIQHLASPLHFVNTHFNGNGQATKADQSVLGSENKGRGLAEDVSRPARTLEALSEEIVSTAISTVVQNTLSALLRSTEASEGSSVASFLPTETPPCPMESTLESPSAGIEEEEVDVTEASTEEQPDVTLVPAEEEDFELLDESELEQMDEGLGLGVEGQEVGGTSADTPTSSQQHANQQDS